In Chloracidobacterium sp., the following proteins share a genomic window:
- a CDS encoding protein kinase, translating into MRELSLINCRLSGRYDIRELLGRGSYAEVFLGRDTFSPAGSPHSEVVVKALNVFLQDDLDRDLERTLVENFQNEAVALDRVRHPNIISRLGHGTARDLKGTVFHFMVLEYLPGGDLQAVVRRETLELKRALSYIEQTCAGLAHAHERGIIHRDIKPQNLLLTGDLSTVKIADFGVARLDLGDSPITRVGTNIYAPPEHSPYFTGHTGAIRLTPAADVYSLAKTAYTLVTGVAPRSFVNEPLGELPAACRDEDWAVEFARVARRATSIAAGERHQSVEEFWADLAGVRDIAADGDMATVIRPKTATPQPHVARGYSPIAPAAPEFERAARPTTALYMPAVAASPEKAPPEPDRRIAVPVAGKTVRKRGFVRRFVTFLAALLLFTGLLYATAAYMRGRGILPEIRNPFRVQTATANTDIYLRPTPDTDNTPVGLVTKNSKVRIVNSQNNWYQVDVIEQGRARPTPNLATRGWLNGKYLDLDD; encoded by the coding sequence TTGCGGGAACTTAGCCTGATAAATTGCCGACTCTCTGGGCGGTATGACATTCGCGAACTGCTCGGGCGGGGCAGTTATGCCGAGGTTTTTCTGGGCCGCGACACATTTTCTCCGGCCGGCTCGCCGCACAGCGAGGTCGTTGTAAAAGCACTCAATGTTTTTCTGCAGGACGACCTCGACCGCGACCTCGAACGCACGCTCGTCGAGAACTTTCAGAACGAGGCCGTCGCGCTCGACCGCGTTCGCCACCCGAATATCATCAGCCGCCTCGGCCACGGCACGGCACGCGACCTCAAGGGCACCGTGTTTCACTTTATGGTGCTCGAATATCTGCCCGGCGGCGACCTTCAGGCTGTCGTGCGGCGAGAGACGCTTGAACTCAAACGGGCGCTAAGCTATATCGAGCAGACGTGCGCCGGCCTCGCCCACGCCCACGAGCGCGGCATCATCCATCGCGACATCAAACCGCAAAATCTGCTGCTCACCGGCGACCTCTCGACCGTCAAGATCGCCGATTTTGGCGTCGCTCGGCTCGATCTCGGCGATTCGCCCATCACCCGTGTCGGGACCAATATCTACGCACCGCCCGAACACAGCCCGTATTTCACCGGCCATACCGGCGCCATTCGCCTGACGCCCGCCGCCGATGTGTATTCGCTTGCAAAAACAGCCTACACGCTCGTCACCGGCGTAGCGCCGCGCTCTTTTGTCAATGAACCGCTCGGCGAACTGCCCGCTGCGTGCCGCGATGAGGATTGGGCAGTCGAGTTTGCCCGCGTCGCCCGCCGCGCGACTTCCATCGCGGCCGGCGAGCGGCATCAGAGCGTCGAGGAATTCTGGGCCGATCTCGCAGGCGTCCGCGATATCGCCGCTGACGGAGACATGGCCACCGTGATCCGCCCAAAAACGGCCACGCCTCAGCCGCACGTCGCCCGCGGCTATTCACCGATCGCACCGGCGGCGCCTGAATTTGAGCGCGCCGCCCGTCCGACGACCGCGCTCTACATGCCGGCTGTTGCCGCGTCGCCCGAAAAGGCCCCGCCTGAGCCCGACCGCCGAATTGCCGTGCCGGTAGCCGGCAAAACGGTGCGGAAAAGGGGCTTTGTTCGGCGTTTTGTTACATTTCTGGCGGCGCTGCTGCTGTTCACGGGACTCTTGTATGCAACGGCGGCATACATGCGCGGCCGCGGCATTCTGCCGGAGATCAGAAATCCGTTTCGCGTGCAGACGGCGACCGCAAATACTGACATTTATCTGCGACCGACGCCCGATACCGACAACACGCCGGTCGGCCTCGTGACAAAAAATTCAAAAGTGCGCATTGTAAATTCGCAAAATAATTGGTATCAAGTTGATGTTATCGAGCAGGGCCGTGCTCGCCCGACGCCAAACTTGGCAACACGCGGCTGGCTCAATGGAAAGTATCTCGACCTAGACGATTGA
- the hslU gene encoding ATP-dependent protease ATPase subunit HslU — MTPRQIVAELDKYVVGQDAAKKAVAIALRNRVRRQKLDPEIADDVLPKNILMIGSTGVGKTEIARRLAKLANSPFIKIEASKFTEVGYVGRDVESMVRELADTAVDMARQAAFDDVLPRAEQNVEERLLDLLLPAPPPSFDTPENGDSTAESTEKSHQRTREKLREQLRRGDLDERLVDIETQDRSTATIDFIGGQGMEEMGVNLRDMFGNMFPSKTVQKKLTIGEARKIMLRDEQEKLVDMDQVTDQALGRAETAGIIFLDEMDKIAGRESGSAGPDVSREGVQRDLLPIVEGTNVNTKYGMVATDHILFIAAGAFHVSKPTDLIPELQGRFPIRVELEALTVEDLKRILVQPKNSLIKQYQALLGTEGIELEFTHDAIDRLAEMTAEMNRSTENIGARRLHTLVEKLLEEISFEGAELEKKHQRIDAAYVDERLSGLVEDRNLRQYIL, encoded by the coding sequence ATGACGCCGCGACAGATCGTAGCCGAACTCGACAAGTACGTCGTAGGCCAGGACGCTGCAAAAAAGGCCGTCGCGATAGCGTTGCGAAACCGCGTTCGCCGTCAAAAGCTCGATCCTGAGATCGCTGACGACGTTTTGCCCAAGAACATCCTGATGATCGGCTCGACCGGCGTCGGCAAGACGGAGATCGCACGCCGACTGGCCAAGCTCGCAAATTCTCCGTTCATCAAGATCGAAGCTTCCAAATTCACTGAGGTCGGATATGTCGGCCGTGACGTCGAATCGATGGTCCGCGAACTTGCCGACACGGCCGTCGATATGGCCCGGCAGGCCGCATTTGACGACGTATTGCCGCGTGCCGAGCAGAACGTCGAGGAACGCCTACTCGACCTGCTGCTGCCAGCACCGCCGCCAAGCTTCGATACGCCTGAGAACGGCGACAGCACGGCGGAATCAACCGAAAAGTCGCATCAACGCACCCGCGAAAAGCTACGCGAACAGCTTCGACGAGGTGACCTCGACGAACGTCTGGTCGATATCGAAACGCAGGATCGTTCAACCGCGACCATCGATTTTATCGGCGGCCAGGGCATGGAGGAAATGGGCGTCAACCTGCGTGATATGTTCGGCAATATGTTCCCGTCCAAGACGGTGCAAAAAAAGCTGACCATCGGCGAGGCCCGCAAGATAATGCTCCGCGACGAGCAGGAAAAGTTGGTCGATATGGACCAAGTGACAGATCAGGCCTTGGGCCGCGCCGAAACGGCCGGGATCATCTTTCTCGACGAAATGGACAAGATCGCCGGCCGCGAATCCGGCTCCGCCGGGCCCGACGTGTCGCGCGAGGGCGTCCAACGCGACCTGCTGCCGATCGTCGAGGGCACTAACGTAAACACAAAATACGGCATGGTCGCTACCGATCACATCCTATTTATCGCAGCCGGAGCATTTCACGTCTCAAAACCGACCGACCTTATACCGGAACTGCAGGGCCGCTTTCCGATCCGCGTAGAATTAGAGGCTTTGACGGTCGAGGATTTGAAGAGAATACTCGTTCAGCCCAAGAATTCACTGATCAAGCAGTATCAGGCTCTGCTCGGCACTGAAGGTATCGAATTGGAATTTACCCACGACGCGATCGACCGACTCGCCGAGATGACAGCCGAGATGAATCGTTCGACCGAGAACATCGGCGCCCGGCGGCTGCATACGCTGGTCGAAAAGCTGCTCGAGGAGATCAGTTTCGAGGGCGCTGAGTTGGAGAAAAAGCACCAGCGAATCGATGCGGCTTATGTTGATGAACGTTTAAGCGGTCTGGTCGAGGATCGAAACCTGCGACAGTACATCCTATAA
- the recO gene encoding DNA repair protein RecO, which yields MPLVESESLILKSYNLSEADKIIVFLTRDHGIVRGVAKGAKRLKSRFGSSLEPFSLVVATYFEKETVELVSIERVELLASNFAAATDPSFLGKFAYLTDLLMAFLPPHDPNETLFRMTQACIETAVAHPAALSAVGVYFELWLLKLAGFLPDWSTCRACGRELPYNEDVGVTGDQHLICGKCRRTAGNRTLTATARMMATSIRSKGPQEFARSCAMEIRELDELSDVLREIASRSLGRKVMGEMKFSDQR from the coding sequence ATGCCATTGGTCGAATCCGAGAGCCTCATCCTTAAGAGCTATAATCTGTCTGAGGCGGATAAGATCATAGTATTTCTAACCCGGGACCATGGCATTGTGCGTGGTGTGGCGAAAGGTGCAAAGAGGCTGAAGAGCAGGTTTGGCAGCAGTTTGGAGCCGTTTTCGCTCGTTGTGGCCACATATTTTGAGAAGGAAACGGTCGAGCTTGTATCGATTGAGAGGGTGGAGTTGTTGGCGTCGAATTTCGCGGCTGCTACCGACCCTTCATTTCTGGGCAAATTCGCGTACCTGACGGATCTCCTGATGGCATTTTTACCGCCGCACGACCCGAATGAGACGCTTTTCCGAATGACGCAGGCCTGCATCGAGACTGCTGTTGCTCATCCGGCGGCCCTGAGCGCCGTCGGAGTCTATTTTGAGCTCTGGCTGTTGAAGCTGGCGGGATTTCTTCCTGATTGGAGCACGTGCAGGGCTTGCGGAAGGGAACTCCCTTATAACGAGGATGTCGGCGTGACGGGTGATCAGCACCTTATCTGCGGTAAGTGTCGGCGAACCGCAGGGAATCGGACACTCACCGCAACTGCAAGAATGATGGCGACATCGATCAGAAGCAAAGGTCCCCAGGAATTTGCCCGAAGCTGTGCAATGGAGATAAGGGAACTGGACGAACTCTCGGATGTGCTGAGGGAGATCGCGTCCCGTTCGCTTGGTCGAAAAGTAATGGGTGAAATGAAGTTCTCAGATCAGCGATAG
- the fsa gene encoding fructose-6-phosphate aldolase, protein MKFFIDTANLDEIREANELGLIDGVTTNPSLVAKEGDVDFKEHVAAICKIVAGDVSAEVTALDTEGMLKEGREYAAIAKNVVVKCPLTLEGLKATRTLSSEGIGVNVTLCFSASQAILAAKAGARYISPFIGRLDDISTDGMELIRQIVTIYDNYGFATEVLAASIRHPMHIVDCALAGADVATIPFKVIQQLVNHPLTDKGLDAFLADWKKSGRA, encoded by the coding sequence ATGAAATTCTTTATAGACACAGCAAACCTGGATGAGATCCGCGAGGCAAATGAGCTTGGACTGATCGACGGCGTGACCACAAATCCGAGCTTAGTCGCCAAGGAGGGCGACGTTGATTTTAAGGAGCATGTCGCAGCCATTTGTAAAATTGTCGCGGGTGACGTGTCCGCCGAGGTCACTGCGCTCGACACCGAAGGCATGCTCAAGGAAGGCCGAGAATATGCCGCGATCGCCAAGAATGTCGTCGTCAAATGCCCTTTGACTCTTGAAGGGCTCAAAGCGACGCGCACACTCTCTTCTGAAGGCATCGGCGTAAACGTAACGCTCTGTTTCTCGGCCTCACAGGCCATTTTGGCCGCTAAGGCTGGTGCGAGGTATATTTCGCCGTTCATCGGCCGCCTTGACGACATATCGACTGACGGCATGGAACTTATCCGTCAGATCGTCACGATCTACGATAATTACGGCTTTGCGACAGAGGTCTTGGCCGCGTCGATCCGCCACCCGATGCACATAGTTGACTGCGCCCTCGCAGGAGCAGACGTGGCGACGATCCCCTTCAAGGTCATTCAGCAGCTTGTCAACCATCCTTTGACAGATAAGGGCTTAGACGCCTTTCTCGCCGACTGGAAGAAAAGTGGACGAGCGTAA
- a CDS encoding DUF3662 domain-containing protein, translating to MSILDKVRKWIDGDNAEFALEEAARDAAVKPRSRAEGFIVQIAREVEAVMQSEMVPLPQGTMIIPGEYIIFLNDEDDKEWKGVKRKGLEQGLYHILAERAKELAGKKKLETKSFVIELRIDATLEKGDVRVQHNWEDAASGKTGVLQRPKSLPDIPAFPQVPQKATPTQPNLKGPTFPPQPIHPLPAAEAPPTYPNVIPQAVPVQPQDDGEEMTQVKSRLTELYKLEIWRGGVRQNVVPIYQREIVIGRGSKSKPVDIPLAGDVEISRRHLSIVTDGAGNFWAVNEGKNPAAINNYELPAGQRIQVTPGLPLNVCSYMLRIQPT from the coding sequence TTGAGCATTCTGGATAAGGTCCGAAAATGGATCGACGGCGACAACGCGGAGTTCGCACTCGAAGAGGCTGCCCGCGATGCCGCCGTCAAACCGCGCTCTCGGGCAGAAGGATTCATCGTGCAGATCGCCCGCGAGGTCGAAGCCGTCATGCAGAGCGAGATGGTCCCGCTGCCGCAGGGCACCATGATCATTCCGGGCGAATATATTATTTTCCTCAACGACGAGGACGACAAGGAATGGAAAGGCGTCAAGCGAAAGGGGCTCGAACAAGGCCTCTATCACATCCTCGCCGAGCGGGCCAAGGAATTGGCCGGGAAGAAGAAACTTGAGACAAAGTCTTTTGTTATCGAGCTAAGGATCGACGCCACGCTTGAAAAGGGCGACGTCCGCGTGCAGCACAACTGGGAAGACGCCGCCAGCGGCAAGACCGGCGTGCTCCAGCGTCCAAAATCACTGCCGGATATTCCAGCGTTTCCACAGGTCCCCCAGAAGGCCACGCCGACACAGCCGAATCTTAAGGGGCCGACCTTTCCGCCTCAGCCAATCCATCCGCTGCCCGCCGCCGAGGCCCCGCCGACGTATCCGAATGTAATTCCGCAGGCCGTGCCCGTCCAGCCGCAGGACGACGGCGAGGAGATGACGCAGGTAAAATCGCGTCTGACCGAGCTATACAAGCTTGAGATCTGGCGCGGCGGCGTCCGCCAGAATGTCGTGCCGATCTACCAGAGAGAGATCGTCATTGGCCGCGGCTCAAAGTCAAAGCCGGTCGATATTCCGCTTGCCGGCGACGTCGAGATCAGCCGCCGCCATCTCAGTATCGTCACAGATGGTGCAGGGAACTTTTGGGCTGTGAATGAGGGCAAGAATCCGGCCGCGATCAATAATTACGAGCTGCCCGCCGGCCAGCGCATCCAGGTGACGCCGGGCCTGCCGCTCAATGTTTGCAGCTATATGCTGCGTATCCAACCGACCTAG
- a CDS encoding winged helix-turn-helix transcriptional regulator: MAALIKFEDTVSYRLGRVTTAFRSSLERCMGQIGVHHGLPGRLHGGQVFVLFELWGEDGLKQRDLADRLSVAAPTINKMVAGLVKLGLVSNFRIEDDARSTRIFLTDAGITIRDAIERQWVDLEESCLSGLTETERLILHELLGKLKSTYTGRSEPSDEED; the protein is encoded by the coding sequence ATGGCGGCGTTAATCAAATTTGAAGATACGGTCAGCTACCGGCTCGGGCGCGTGACGACGGCCTTTCGCAGTTCCCTAGAGCGCTGCATGGGCCAGATCGGGGTCCATCACGGACTCCCCGGCCGGCTTCACGGTGGACAGGTATTTGTGCTTTTTGAATTATGGGGTGAGGACGGCCTCAAGCAGCGCGATCTTGCCGATCGTCTTAGCGTCGCAGCTCCGACGATCAATAAGATGGTTGCAGGCCTTGTCAAGCTTGGCCTCGTCTCGAATTTCCGGATCGAAGACGATGCCCGCTCGACCAGGATATTCCTCACCGATGCCGGAATAACTATCCGCGACGCTATCGAACGCCAATGGGTCGATCTCGAGGAGAGCTGCCTTTCAGGCCTGACCGAGACCGAGCGTTTGATCCTGCATGAACTGTTGGGAAAGCTCAAAAGCACCTACACCGGGCGAAGCGAACCATCCGACGAGGAAGACTGA
- a CDS encoding DUF402 domain-containing protein — protein MRASTPETSLITVNSRKFDGSIRRSWSAGLASRSHEQVILVGRFELDVEHNDLGRIAAGTVSFEHFWFERWYNIFRFHEPDGSLKAWYCNVAMPPTFDAHVLDFVDLDIDVVVWPDLSHEVLDLDDFAKNSRSYGYPKDVIERAQRSVDEIVGLIDGGGLPRAA, from the coding sequence ATGCGGGCCTCCACACCGGAAACATCACTGATCACGGTAAATTCGCGCAAGTTTGACGGCAGCATCCGACGCAGTTGGTCGGCGGGGTTGGCCAGCCGGTCGCATGAGCAGGTGATACTCGTCGGCCGATTTGAGCTTGATGTGGAACATAATGATCTCGGCCGCATCGCGGCTGGCACGGTCTCATTCGAGCATTTCTGGTTCGAGCGCTGGTACAACATCTTTCGCTTTCACGAGCCGGACGGCAGTCTCAAGGCTTGGTATTGTAACGTCGCGATGCCGCCGACGTTTGATGCCCACGTACTTGATTTCGTCGACCTTGATATAGATGTCGTCGTCTGGCCCGACCTGAGCCACGAAGTGCTCGATCTGGATGATTTTGCCAAGAATTCCCGTTCGTATGGTTACCCGAAGGATGTTATCGAACGGGCGCAGAGATCGGTGGATGAGATCGTCGGGCTGATCGACGGCGGCGGGCTGCCGCGAGCCGCCTAG
- a CDS encoding fumarylacetoacetate hydrolase family protein: MVIRKYVPGMSVQLPLRSFWRGVRKCDFGSRLNLMHLDISTIAPSKIVCVGRNYAGHAKELGNDVPKEPLLFLKAPSALVLDGGDIVLPPYSQQVEHEAELAVVVGRTCSRLGDNDDVRPYLRGFTCLNDVTARDLQRSDGQFARAKSFDSFCPVGPWIETDLDVRDLRITGRVNGDIRQDARTSDMVFAPEFLIRYISNMMTLLPGDIIATGTPEGVGPLNAGDVCEVEIEGIGTLRNQVRSEV, translated from the coding sequence ATGGTCATACGAAAATACGTCCCAGGGATGAGCGTTCAGCTGCCGCTTCGCTCTTTTTGGCGTGGCGTGAGAAAATGTGACTTCGGATCGCGTCTCAATCTCATGCATCTCGACATTTCAACCATCGCACCGTCAAAGATCGTCTGTGTCGGCCGCAATTACGCCGGGCATGCCAAGGAGTTGGGAAATGATGTACCAAAGGAGCCGCTGCTGTTTCTAAAGGCACCGTCGGCACTGGTTTTGGACGGCGGCGACATCGTATTGCCGCCGTATTCACAGCAGGTCGAACACGAGGCAGAGTTGGCCGTTGTGGTAGGCAGGACGTGTTCGCGGCTCGGCGACAACGACGACGTGAGGCCGTATTTGCGGGGCTTCACATGCCTCAATGACGTCACGGCTCGCGATCTGCAACGTAGCGACGGGCAGTTTGCGAGAGCAAAATCATTTGATAGCTTCTGTCCTGTAGGCCCGTGGATCGAGACTGACCTCGATGTGAGGGATCTTCGCATCACGGGTCGCGTTAACGGCGATATCCGACAGGACGCGCGAACTAGCGACATGGTGTTCGCACCCGAATTTCTGATACGATATATCTCAAACATGATGACCCTGTTGCCCGGCGACATCATCGCCACCGGAACGCCCGAAGGCGTCGGGCCATTGAATGCAGGCGACGTCTGCGAGGTCGAGATCGAAGGCATCGGAACCCTGAGAAATCAAGTAAGAAGTGAGGTGTGA
- a CDS encoding AAA family ATPase, which yields MHDNVTNERTTRDTGLGTIKKANECVAREDRGPLFDEFWNDGELAVLFGPAGVGKSVLAVQVADALARGRPMDGFNMPEDRRRVLYVDMKLTEDQFGERYTFEKDYYSPAKRFRHSENLYIGCPHDTSQLCDYLREKIAEKHISVVVIDDASEFRSTYDGTRETLIVMRQLRRLQRELGISVLVIASSRQPGITGMVTENDLMRSRVLCETADSAFALGVHPTDRTWRYLMQIRSRSDALYWTGGQLPYCRMSKTDDGNLAFKFDDRFLPEYDEETRKLIVAIKHRHDEGASFRLIAEDLGIPVSRAHRLFKKWRPDLVRPEDIPVVEENDEEGTDSDSRDLDQKENVHAAPEGVAVPTSFVGTDGVVLDDEELDTKEIPPTPPRDTGSLDWPDWLDPKLTPEMYRGREILVESRDERGLPKVFYGLKPSGAVHRYVRDAWGTSGSAVYP from the coding sequence ATGCACGACAATGTCACAAACGAGAGAACAACACGAGACACGGGCCTTGGGACGATAAAGAAGGCGAACGAATGTGTCGCAAGGGAAGATCGGGGGCCGTTATTTGACGAGTTTTGGAACGACGGCGAGCTTGCGGTCCTTTTTGGGCCGGCGGGTGTCGGCAAGAGCGTGCTGGCGGTGCAGGTAGCCGACGCGCTGGCCCGAGGTCGGCCAATGGACGGGTTTAATATGCCCGAAGACCGCCGCCGCGTGCTGTATGTGGATATGAAGCTCACCGAGGACCAGTTTGGCGAGCGCTACACGTTCGAAAAGGACTACTACAGCCCGGCGAAGCGGTTTCGCCACTCGGAGAACCTCTATATCGGTTGCCCTCACGATACCTCACAGCTCTGTGATTACCTGCGTGAAAAGATCGCCGAAAAGCACATTTCGGTCGTCGTGATCGACGACGCATCCGAGTTTCGCTCGACCTATGATGGCACGCGCGAGACGCTCATTGTGATGCGGCAGCTCAGGCGGCTGCAGCGGGAACTGGGTATATCAGTGCTGGTCATCGCATCGTCACGTCAGCCGGGCATTACCGGAATGGTCACCGAGAACGATCTGATGCGCTCGCGCGTGCTCTGCGAAACCGCCGATTCGGCGTTTGCCCTCGGCGTGCACCCGACCGACCGCACGTGGCGGTATCTGATGCAGATCCGATCGCGTTCCGACGCCCTCTATTGGACCGGCGGGCAACTGCCGTATTGCCGGATGTCGAAAACGGATGACGGCAATCTGGCGTTCAAATTTGACGACCGGTTCCTGCCCGAATACGACGAGGAAACCCGCAAACTGATCGTCGCTATCAAACACCGCCACGACGAAGGGGCAAGCTTTCGCCTGATCGCGGAGGATCTTGGGATACCGGTCTCACGCGCACATCGCCTCTTCAAAAAATGGCGCCCTGATCTCGTCCGGCCTGAGGACATTCCGGTGGTTGAGGAAAATGACGAAGAAGGCACCGACAGTGATAGCCGGGACTTGGACCAGAAGGAAAATGTCCATGCGGCTCCCGAAGGTGTGGCAGTCCCGACGTCTTTTGTCGGGACTGACGGGGTGGTTCTCGACGATGAGGAGCTTGACACCAAGGAAATACCGCCAACACCACCTCGCGACACCGGAAGCCTGGATTGGCCGGATTGGCTCGATCCCAAATTAACGCCCGAAATGTATCGCGGAAGGGAAATACTCGTTGAGAGCCGGGATGAACGCGGCCTGCCCAAGGTCTTTTACGGCCTCAAGCCCAGCGGAGCGGTCCATCGATATGTTCGTGATGCTTGGGGAACCAGCGGAAGTGCGGTCTATCCGTGA
- the hslV gene encoding ATP-dependent protease subunit HslV, producing the protein MPEISQKQPIRSTTVLFVRRDGMGAMAGDGQVTLGETVIKSSARKVRRISNGKIVAGFAGSTADAFALLQRFETKLEQFQGQLERAAIELSKDWRTDKYLRNLEALLIVADEKDAFLISGKGDVIASDDGLLAVGSGSSYALAAARALIQHTSLAAHEIARESLKIAGEICIYTNAEVIVEEI; encoded by the coding sequence ATGCCGGAAATCTCGCAAAAGCAGCCGATACGCTCGACGACAGTGCTCTTCGTTCGCCGCGACGGCATGGGGGCGATGGCGGGCGACGGACAAGTGACGCTGGGCGAAACGGTAATAAAATCTAGCGCCCGCAAGGTCCGACGCATATCGAACGGCAAGATCGTTGCCGGATTCGCCGGCTCGACCGCTGATGCGTTTGCCCTGCTGCAGCGGTTTGAGACCAAGCTGGAACAATTCCAGGGCCAGCTCGAACGAGCGGCGATAGAACTCAGTAAAGACTGGCGCACGGATAAGTATCTAAGGAATCTCGAGGCGCTGTTGATAGTCGCTGACGAAAAGGATGCGTTCCTGATCTCAGGGAAAGGCGATGTCATCGCCTCGGACGATGGCCTGCTTGCTGTCGGCTCAGGCAGCAGCTACGCCCTCGCTGCCGCGCGGGCATTGATCCAACACACGAGCCTGGCAGCCCATGAGATTGCCCGTGAATCGCTTAAGATCGCCGGTGAGATCTGTATCTACACCAATGCAGAGGTCATTGTCGAGGAGATCTGA
- a CDS encoding gamma-glutamyl-gamma-aminobutyrate hydrolase family protein: MLKLTSKVDLANIKGFMVRRPRIGITMRLELETGRFYLGRDYSEAVEEAGGVPVHIALIPKSEYVSDVLAGLDGILLPGCNSDVDPHYYGEEPHHALGTVIPVKDETERLALAEAERLKIPILAICYGMQALNVWRGGTLIQDIPSQLKGSHKHEQGVPAHRNSHGLKVAPGSVLNGLNAVRTADGGIRVNSSHHQAINNLGKGLKATAWALDGVVECVEDRRQGRFIVGVQWHPELTRGHDGISRELFCLFVEKCMQDS, from the coding sequence ATGCTCAAATTGACATCAAAGGTCGATTTAGCCAACATTAAGGGGTTTATGGTGCGACGGCCGCGAATCGGCATCACAATGCGTCTGGAGCTTGAGACCGGCCGGTTTTATCTCGGACGTGACTACAGCGAGGCAGTCGAGGAAGCGGGTGGCGTGCCTGTGCATATTGCGCTGATACCGAAGTCAGAGTATGTTAGCGATGTTCTGGCGGGACTTGACGGCATCCTGTTGCCGGGCTGCAATAGCGATGTTGATCCGCACTATTACGGGGAGGAACCTCATCACGCTCTTGGTACGGTGATCCCTGTCAAGGACGAGACCGAAAGGCTCGCTTTGGCCGAGGCCGAAAGGCTGAAGATTCCCATTTTGGCGATATGTTATGGGATGCAGGCATTGAACGTGTGGCGTGGCGGCACGTTGATCCAGGACATTCCGTCGCAATTAAAGGGAAGTCATAAGCATGAACAAGGTGTGCCGGCCCATCGTAATTCACACGGGCTTAAGGTCGCTCCGGGCAGCGTCTTGAACGGTTTGAATGCGGTGCGGACAGCGGACGGTGGTATCCGCGTAAATTCATCGCATCATCAGGCTATTAATAATCTCGGCAAAGGCCTGAAGGCGACGGCATGGGCGCTGGATGGGGTTGTAGAATGCGTTGAGGACAGGAGGCAGGGCCGATTTATCGTCGGTGTCCAGTGGCATCCAGAACTTACGCGGGGCCATGACGGCATCTCACGGGAATTGTTCTGTCTGTTCGTAGAGAAGTGCATGCAAGATAGTTAA
- a CDS encoding universal stress protein: MKVLLATDGTKFGDAAVEMLGKLALGTGDEVRVISVVDFAVPLAVDIYGGYMPDTTEVEKLGRENAERAVKTACDRIRSMFPADKISVACDVLFGSPDSRIVETAEEMGADLIVVGSHGYKRWERLLLGSVSNSVAHHAHCSVMIVRSDDD; the protein is encoded by the coding sequence ATGAAGGTCCTATTGGCGACGGACGGGACGAAATTTGGCGACGCGGCTGTCGAGATGCTTGGCAAACTTGCTCTCGGCACAGGTGATGAGGTCCGCGTGATCAGCGTAGTGGACTTTGCCGTGCCCTTGGCCGTGGACATCTATGGCGGCTATATGCCCGACACAACCGAGGTGGAAAAACTCGGCCGTGAGAACGCAGAGAGGGCCGTGAAGACCGCTTGTGACAGGATCAGGAGCATGTTTCCGGCCGACAAGATCAGTGTCGCGTGCGATGTGCTATTTGGTTCGCCCGACAGCCGTATCGTCGAAACTGCCGAAGAGATGGGTGCCGACCTGATCGTCGTCGGTTCGCATGGCTACAAGCGCTGGGAACGTCTGCTGCTCGGCTCGGTGTCCAATTCGGTCGCTCACCACGCTCACTGCTCCGTTATGATCGTGCGCTCGGACGATGATTAG